In Malania oleifera isolate guangnan ecotype guangnan chromosome 8, ASM2987363v1, whole genome shotgun sequence, a single window of DNA contains:
- the LOC131162533 gene encoding pentatricopeptide repeat-containing protein At5g61990, mitochondrial-like, translated as MRPCPSTLYCRRFFSTARATGTALFNPSSYPTCQTCVQNDDIYDQSRPQFTEDGTDHLLYLKQFFSLIRTLSAYPRNYKALNALDSMLTKTHYFDSAMSVFVIVGLSRLKKLGRAKNVLLNLKTNVRVPEYFLFSLVFDFLVKDGRICDVEIVWDEVCGSELPSHCRFGVSDYVIHVCKFGGACEIKRVCERVLMGGRVLEQQSYVALIGALCRVNEGLLARGVLIEMNGKGFEADDLTYLVMFQCFCRNEDLSEADLILRRMVRRKCHLDICVYGSFIHGLCKSGKFREADKLFCKLTKRESFNGLGQGLLKEGRRVIFQLNCHGAVPEVMAYESYFRSLCSVGKLDEAEMLLKKMMKKRTVLEACVYGSFIKALFRAGQEDDAIKFFNVERRKGLVHVEDITKFVIVELCKKGKIDEASRIFYEDVLSGKFVNDISICNCILDSFWKAGRTAEAESLFERILNGSFGVPDILTYKVMINGFFSRGNISRALCIFEEMQNSNIPVNGNLYEMIIRGLCDHGRLKEAYRYLNEMTANGHLVSCAKWTLVFHSMFLGNEHEFGL; from the coding sequence ATGAGACCTTGTCCATCCACTCTCTATTGTCGTCGATTCTTCTCAACCGCGAGAGCGACCGGAACAGCTCTCTTCAACCCATCATCATACCCAACATGTCAAACATGCGTTCAAAACGATGACATTTACGACCAAAGCCGTCCCCAATTCACAGAAGATGGCACCGACCACCTTCTTTACCTGAAGCAGTTCTTTTCACTGATCAGAACTCTTTCCGCCTACCCCAGAAACTACAAAGCTCTGAATGCCCTGGACTCGATGCTGACCAAGACCCACTACTTCGATTCCGCGATGTCAGTATTCGTAATCGTCGGTCTTTCTCGGTTGAAAAAGCTTGGGAGAGCCAAAAATGTTTTGTTGAATCTGAAAACGAATGTGAGAGTACCCGAATATTTCTTGTTCAGCTTGGTTTTTGATTTCTTGGTTAAGGATGGTAGAATTTGCGATGTTGAGATTGTATGGGACGAGGTTTGTGGGTCTGAATTGCCCTCACATTGTCGTTTTGGTGTATCGGATTACGTAATTCATGTATGTAAGTTTGGTGGTGCTTGTGAGATTAAGAGGGTCTGTGAGAGGGTTTTGATGGGTGGTAGGGTTTTAGAGCAGCAGAGCTATGTGGCTTTGATTGGGGCTTTGTGTAGGGTGAATGAGGGTTTGTTAGCTAGAGGGGTTCTGATTGAAATGAATGGTAAGGGGTTTGAAGCTGATGACCTTACCTATCTTGTAATGTTTCAGTGTTTTTGTAGAAATGAGGATTTGAGTGAGGCAGATCTGATTCTCAGGAGAATGGTAAGGAGAAAATGCCATCTTGATATTTGTGTATATGGGAGTTTCATTCATGGACTTTGTAAATCTGGTAAATTCAGGGAAGCTGATAAGTTATTTTGCAAGTTGACAAAGAGGGAGAGTTTTAATGGTTTAGGACAAGGATTATTGAAGGAGGGCAGGAGGGTAATTTTCCAATTGAATTGTCATGGTGCAGTTCCTGAGGTTATGGCTTATGAGAGTTATTTTCGGTCATTATGTAGTGTTGGAAAGCTTGATGAGGCAGAAATGTTATTaaaaaagatgatgaagaagagaaCTGTGCTGGAGGCTTGTGTGTATGGTTCTTTTATTAAAGCTCTCTTCCGGGCAGGTCAGGAGGATGATGCTATTAAGTTCTTCAATGTCGAAAGAAGGAAAGGGCTTGTCCATGTTGAGGATATTACAAAATTTGTCATTGTGGAGCTATGTAAAAAGGGTAAAATTGATGAAGCCTCGAGGATTTTTTATGAGGATGTACTAAGTGGCAAGTTTGTGAATGATATAAGCATTTGCAACTGCATACTAGATAGCTTTTGGAAAGCGGGAAGAACAGCTGAAGCAGAGAGCCTTTTTGAGAGGATTCTGAATGGTAGCTTTGGAGTGCCCGATATATTAACGTATAAAGTGATGATCAATGGATTTTTCAGCCGAGGAAATATTTCAAGGGCCCTTTGCATATTTGAAGAAATGCAGAATAGCAATATCCCAGTTAATGGTaatttatatgagatgattatTAGGGGATTATGTGATCATGGAAGGCTAAAGGAAGCATATAGGTATTTGAACGAAATGACTGCAAATGGACATCTGGTTTCTTGTGCCAAATGGACATTGGTTTTTCATTCAATGTTTCTTGGCAATGAACATGAATTTGGACTATGA